In Haematobia irritans isolate KBUSLIRL chromosome 1, ASM5000362v1, whole genome shotgun sequence, a genomic segment contains:
- the LOC142222475 gene encoding uncharacterized protein LOC142222475, giving the protein MRRSKAPSMVNKNKRLCDNFRNSPVVEETHGSDPEDESSLNWGSKNNPSVLGRTKRVFNIVWRDVSNKKHKTWKGDGSMEVNLSTMKAILKDEKGNYLGSTTRFKLADLIEDYQMVVSGKEIEIQNEIKDEDEFYELRKKEITNRNWGSEEWASPEERAEEQKKPKGGFYFKPILVLKSPKISRSSIKTNHDEFNECEATWGTSTNKMNSYFSDGPDSSIYDRNEEILKKAGKWVQTSTSTALEKQVYQYQSLICFVKPSELQQYLFQQINEYYAEIKKSDNCELNSLNIPHILEQICNHPSFLKHITQSNDLVQYLASSLPIWSEMGPFDSGKLEFIQYFMQPSPDKRMDNLVLISKSLNSMNMLHGLCDFMNITCLRLNNSESEASKKQTIIEYLKKTEENERKVLLLNDILNLKENSFTFENEKIIVFENVAETMMELKKLTNLKLVKIYFLITAFSIEELLFTSNELDKPDGEMIDELLNLYKSEFDDNECYTHSKMECKCHEQKQNNGSKISDKFKMFKHLIAPFDEQFLKEASLENSTENLITIFSATNL; this is encoded by the exons ATGAGGCGATCCAAAGCACCATCCatggtaaataaaaataaacgtcTTTGCGACAATTTTCGCAATAGTCCGGTTGTTGAAGAAACCCATGGCTCAGATCCAGAAGacgaatcgtccttaaattgggGCTCTAAGAATAATCCCTCTGTTCTTGGCAGAACCAAAAGGGTCTTTAATATTGTCTGGCGGGATGTTTCAAATAAGAAACATAAGACGTGGAAAGGTGATGGCTCCATGGAAGTAAATCTTTCCACCATGAAAGCTATTCTAAAGGACGAAAAAGGAAACTATTTGGGATCCACTACGAGATTTAAGTTGGCGGATTTAATAGAAGACTACCAAATGGTGGTAAGtggaaaagaaattgaaatacaAAATGAGATAAAAGATGAAGATGAGTTTTACGAACTACGTAAGAAAGAAATTACAAATCGTAATTGGGGTTCCGAAGAATGGGCTTCGCCTGAGGAGAGAGCAGAAGAACAGAAAAAGCCAAAAGGTGGATTTTATTTTAagccaattttggtattgaaatcTCCAAAAATATCTCGTTCGTCAATCAAAACAAACCATGACGAATTTAATGAATGCGAGGCAACATGGGGTACCAGCACAAATAAAATGAACAGTTATTTTAGCGATGGTCCAGACTCCAGTATTTATGATCGCAATGAAGAAATTCTGAAGAAAGCAGGAAAATGGGTACAAACTTCTACTTCTACTGCTTTAGAAAAACAAGTTTACCAATATCAGAGCCTCATATGCTTTGTAAAACCTTCGGAGTTACAACAGTATCTCTTCCAGCAGATAAATGAATACTATGccgaaattaaaaaatctgATAATTGCGAACTAAATTCTCTTAATATTCCTCATATCCTTGAGCAAATATGCAATCATCCATCATTTCTAAAACACATAACCCAGTCCAATGATCTTGTTCAATATTTAGCATCTTCTTTGCCTATTTGGTCTGAAATGGGCCCGTTTGATTCTGGAAAGCTCGAgtttatacaatattttatgcAACCCTCCCCTGATAAAAGAATGGATAATCTTGTATTGATATCAAAGAGTTTGAATAGTATGAATATGCTTCATGGACTATGTGATTTCATGAATATAACATGCTTACGACTGAATAACTCTGAATCAGAGGCAAGTAAAAAGCAAACAATAATTGAATATCTAAAAAAGACCGAAGAAAATGAGAGAAAAGTATTACTTTTGAACGATATACTTAATCTAAAGGAAAACAGTTTCACAtttgaaaacgaaaaaattatCGTTTTTGAAAATGTCGCAGAAACTATGATGGAACTTAAGAAACTTACGAAtttaaaattggtaaaaatatattttttaataactgCCTTTAGTATTGAAGAATTACTATTTACCTCCAATGAGCTGGATAAACCCGATGGAGAAATGATTGATGAACTTCTCAACTTGTATAAATCTGAATTTGATGATAATGAATGCTACACACATTCAAAAATGGAATGTAAATGCCATGAGCAGAAACAAAATAATGGCTCAAAGATCAGTGAtaaattcaaaatgtttaaaCATTTGATAGCACCATTCGATGAGCAGtttttaaag GAggcatctttagaaaattccacCGAGAATcttataacaatattttctgcGACAAATCTCTAA